One region of Anaeromyxobacter paludicola genomic DNA includes:
- a CDS encoding J domain-containing protein yields MTPEFRIEVEALAGALDFIDYFGILKLPQSAGLAEVKAAYYRESRAYHPDRFAALPDAELRACIGKIYRRVNEAYTVLRDEKRREKYLADINGPDRDRKLRFTETEEAQLKEEQKRKLEEQFGQTPNGRKLYATALQELAAGRLEAAERALKTALMYEPGNPRFLEQLAAVEKQKPKTDPFRIK; encoded by the coding sequence ATGACCCCCGAGTTCCGCATCGAGGTGGAGGCGCTCGCCGGGGCGCTCGACTTCATCGACTACTTCGGCATCCTCAAGCTGCCGCAGAGCGCCGGGCTCGCGGAGGTCAAGGCCGCCTACTACCGGGAGTCGCGCGCCTACCACCCGGACCGCTTCGCCGCCCTGCCGGACGCCGAGCTGCGCGCCTGCATCGGCAAGATCTACCGGCGCGTCAACGAGGCCTACACCGTCCTGCGGGACGAGAAGCGGCGCGAGAAGTACCTCGCCGACATCAACGGCCCCGACCGCGACCGGAAGCTCCGCTTCACCGAGACCGAGGAGGCCCAGCTCAAGGAGGAGCAGAAGCGGAAGCTGGAGGAGCAGTTCGGCCAGACGCCCAACGGCCGGAAGCTCTACGCCACCGCCCTCCAGGAGCTCGCGGCCGGGCGGCTCGAGGCGGCCGAGCGGGCCCTCAAGACCGCGCTCATGTACGAGCCCGGCAACCCCCGCTTCCTCGAGCAGCTCGCGGCGGTCGAGAAGCAGAAGCCCAAGACCGACCCCTTCCGGATCAAGTGA
- a CDS encoding Hsp70 family protein gives MSDDIAVGIDLGTSYSCVAAALEGAPRVIPNEWGERTHASVVSFLEDGTVLVGNDAKKNIITHAERTVYSAKRLIGRFFFSDEVKKAQAVMPYKIVEGSNNSVRIQIGEQVLAIPEISALVLKEMKAIAETSLGRPVTKAVITCPAYFNDNQRQATKDAGKIAGLEVLRIINEPTAAALAYGFGKDVTQKLCVYDLGGGTFDVSILEIGKDVFEVLATAGDTYLGGDDFDDRIMTWLADGFLQAHGLDLRQNKFCLQMLKEASERAKIDVGREGRASIHVPGICQSPEGEVIDLVQSLDAEAFNKMVMDLVQRTFKVCDEALQSARLTAGDIDAVILVGGPTRLPVIRNSVRHYFQKDPMAGIDPDEVVALGASIQAAALLDQGAAVAGQASYLLDVTPLSLRVATVGGFTEKIIEKNTPIPIEKSKTFTTSRDGQDRVRIRVYQGESNKVEGCELLGEFEFAGFRIGLRGEVQIQVTFEIDSNGIVNVSAQDLESGQRTSTTINLSSGLSAADLQKAIDKNAGLELAVRS, from the coding sequence ATGAGCGACGACATCGCGGTGGGGATCGATCTCGGGACGAGCTACAGCTGCGTGGCCGCCGCCCTGGAGGGGGCGCCGCGGGTCATCCCCAACGAATGGGGCGAGCGCACGCACGCCTCGGTGGTGAGCTTCCTCGAGGACGGCACCGTCCTCGTGGGGAACGACGCCAAGAAGAACATCATCACGCACGCCGAGCGCACGGTGTACTCGGCCAAGCGGCTCATCGGCCGCTTCTTCTTCTCCGACGAGGTGAAGAAGGCCCAGGCGGTGATGCCGTACAAGATCGTCGAGGGGTCCAACAACTCGGTCCGGATCCAGATCGGCGAGCAGGTCCTCGCCATCCCGGAGATCTCCGCGCTGGTGCTGAAGGAGATGAAGGCCATCGCCGAGACCTCGCTCGGCCGGCCGGTGACCAAGGCGGTCATCACCTGCCCCGCCTACTTCAACGACAACCAGCGCCAGGCCACCAAGGACGCGGGCAAGATCGCCGGGCTCGAGGTGCTGCGCATCATCAACGAGCCGACGGCGGCGGCGCTCGCCTACGGCTTCGGCAAGGACGTCACCCAGAAGCTCTGCGTCTACGACCTCGGCGGCGGCACCTTCGACGTCTCGATCCTCGAGATCGGCAAGGACGTCTTCGAGGTGCTCGCCACCGCCGGCGACACCTACCTCGGCGGCGACGACTTCGACGACCGGATCATGACCTGGCTCGCCGACGGCTTCCTCCAGGCGCACGGGCTCGACCTGCGCCAGAACAAGTTCTGCCTGCAGATGCTGAAGGAGGCCTCGGAGCGGGCCAAGATCGACGTCGGGCGCGAGGGGCGGGCCAGCATCCACGTGCCCGGCATCTGCCAGTCGCCCGAGGGCGAGGTGATCGACCTCGTGCAGTCGCTCGACGCCGAGGCCTTCAACAAGATGGTGATGGACCTCGTGCAGCGGACCTTCAAGGTCTGCGACGAGGCGCTCCAGTCGGCCCGGCTCACCGCCGGCGACATCGACGCGGTCATCCTGGTGGGCGGTCCGACCCGCCTGCCGGTCATCCGCAACAGCGTCCGCCACTACTTCCAGAAGGACCCGATGGCGGGCATCGACCCCGACGAGGTGGTGGCGCTCGGGGCGAGCATCCAGGCCGCGGCGCTGCTCGACCAGGGCGCGGCGGTCGCGGGCCAGGCGAGCTACCTGCTCGACGTGACGCCGCTCTCGCTGCGGGTCGCCACGGTGGGCGGCTTCACCGAGAAGATCATCGAGAAGAACACGCCCATCCCCATCGAGAAGTCGAAGACCTTCACCACCAGCCGCGACGGGCAGGACCGGGTCCGCATCCGCGTCTACCAGGGCGAGTCGAACAAGGTGGAGGGCTGCGAGCTGCTCGGGGAGTTCGAGTTCGCCGGGTTCCGCATCGGCCTGCGCGGCGAGGTGCAGATCCAGGTCACCTTCGAGATCGACTCGAACGGCATCGTGAACGTGTCGGCGCAGGACCTCGAGTCCGGCCAGCGGACCTCCACCACCATCAACCTCTCCTCCGGGCTCTCGGCGGCCGACCTGCAAAAGGCCATCGACAAGAACGCCGGGCTGGAGCTCGCGGTCCGCTCATGA
- a CDS encoding nicotinamidase, with product MTVDPARDALLVVDVQGDFLPGGALAVPHGDAVVEPIRRLLPRFGTVVATQDFHPPGHVSFASASGAAPYAAGRTADGREQTFWPDHCVAGTPGAALGPGLAADLDRFATLVLRKGTRQDTDSYSAFRENLDPAGRRPSTGLGAWLGARGVRRVVVAGLALDFCVGWTARDAVAEGFQAGVYLPGARAVFPEHDARTLAELEAAGVAILRAPL from the coding sequence GTGACCGTGGATCCCGCCCGCGACGCGCTCCTCGTGGTCGACGTGCAGGGGGACTTCCTCCCCGGCGGCGCCCTCGCGGTGCCGCACGGCGACGCCGTGGTCGAGCCCATCCGCCGGCTGCTCCCGCGCTTCGGCACGGTGGTCGCGACCCAGGACTTCCACCCGCCGGGCCACGTGAGCTTCGCCTCGGCGAGCGGGGCGGCACCCTACGCGGCCGGGCGCACCGCCGACGGGCGCGAGCAGACCTTCTGGCCCGACCACTGCGTGGCCGGCACCCCCGGGGCGGCGCTCGGGCCGGGCCTCGCGGCGGACCTCGACCGCTTCGCCACGCTCGTGCTGCGCAAGGGCACGCGCCAGGACACCGACAGCTACTCGGCCTTCCGCGAGAACCTCGACCCCGCCGGCCGGCGCCCCTCCACCGGGCTCGGGGCCTGGCTCGGCGCGCGCGGCGTCCGCCGGGTGGTGGTGGCCGGCCTCGCCCTCGACTTCTGCGTGGGCTGGACGGCGCGCGACGCCGTGGCCGAGGGCTTCCAGGCGGGGGTGTACCTGCCCGGCGCCCGCGCGGTGTTCCCGGAGCACGACGCGCGGACGCTCGCGGAGCTCGAGGCGGCCGGCGTCGCGATCCTGCGCGCGCCGCTCTAG
- a CDS encoding matrixin family metalloprotease gives MTARALLAALVALALAPAARGAEPASLGAVRAAMPAWGQATRLGASSPCTSAGIVDGGDSASLETGFFQGEPGAPANANLIVWRDRLCSAVVPSNDACHQADSCSSGTYCQSCASKYGCWDDSRSTKIIALTTVTYSTGTGEIFDADMELYGWNGASGSLSSPTNPGGNLDGWYFTCQDAPGGTGVIPAACAPGDPSPAATCVCTDYGQANCLFIDVQNTVTHELGHVLGLDHPPLAGATMSATATPGETSKRVLAASDVAGICTAYPASYTPSDACVKTGTAGSAGAPDGNWKRTTSASTGCALWWRNPQVTMTLNRYGAGPSCGDPAQPAPAQTGQGTKSSGGCATTGSPTTLAALLLGALALRLSRRRAAARVIVSSTRSPGPL, from the coding sequence GTGACCGCCCGGGCCCTGCTGGCGGCGCTCGTGGCCCTGGCGCTCGCCCCGGCCGCCCGGGGCGCAGAGCCGGCCTCCCTCGGCGCGGTGCGCGCCGCCATGCCGGCGTGGGGACAGGCCACCCGGCTCGGCGCCTCGAGCCCCTGCACCTCGGCCGGGATCGTGGACGGCGGCGACAGCGCCAGCCTCGAGACCGGCTTCTTCCAGGGCGAGCCCGGCGCGCCCGCCAACGCGAACCTCATCGTCTGGCGCGACCGGCTCTGCAGCGCGGTGGTGCCGAGCAACGACGCCTGCCACCAGGCGGACAGCTGCTCCAGCGGCACCTACTGCCAGAGCTGCGCGTCGAAGTACGGCTGCTGGGACGACAGCCGCAGCACCAAGATCATCGCCCTCACCACGGTCACCTACAGCACCGGCACGGGCGAGATCTTCGACGCCGACATGGAGCTCTACGGCTGGAACGGCGCCTCGGGCTCGCTCTCGAGCCCCACCAACCCGGGCGGCAACCTCGACGGCTGGTACTTCACCTGCCAGGACGCGCCCGGGGGGACGGGCGTCATCCCGGCCGCCTGCGCCCCCGGCGATCCGAGCCCGGCCGCGACCTGCGTCTGCACCGACTACGGCCAGGCGAACTGCCTGTTCATCGACGTCCAGAACACCGTGACCCACGAGCTCGGCCACGTGCTCGGCCTCGACCACCCGCCGCTCGCGGGCGCGACCATGTCGGCCACCGCGACGCCGGGCGAGACGAGCAAGCGGGTCCTCGCGGCGAGCGACGTGGCCGGCATCTGCACCGCCTACCCGGCGAGCTACACGCCGTCCGACGCCTGCGTGAAGACCGGCACCGCCGGCAGCGCCGGCGCCCCGGACGGCAACTGGAAGCGCACCACCAGCGCCTCCACCGGCTGCGCGCTCTGGTGGCGCAACCCCCAGGTCACCATGACCCTCAACCGCTACGGCGCGGGCCCCTCCTGCGGCGACCCCGCCCAGCCGGCGCCGGCGCAGACTGGCCAGGGGACGAAGAGCTCCGGCGGCTGCGCCACCACCGGGTCTCCGACGACCCTCGCCGCCCTGCTGCTCGGGGCCCTGGCGCTGCGCCTCTCGCGCCGCCGCGCGGCGGCCCGGGTGATCGTTTCCTCGACAAGATCCCCCGGACCGCTATAA
- a CDS encoding class II glutamine amidotransferase — MAAAVAVIQTDPSLLACQLRRLDPHVSLSEPGRAPDAYGFGYYSSGGVLIGKRPSGAPSLLRLSGLTGAIHSEALVAHARYATVGGLKDENTHPFRYRRWLFAQDGTVEGFAQVRPLLLAAVPDHLRRHVEGETDAEHVFVAFLDLLKKAGHELDDYDLEPAAAAQALARTVRQVDAWCREAGVQRTSALTLLATNGRILVAVRRGRPLHYALLEGIVPCALHDIDAATPESDPRLRAHRVVKAVCMASQLQQQNGFIEVPEGSAVAVSRALQVTVSPLGAAAGA; from the coding sequence ATGGCGGCAGCTGTCGCAGTGATCCAGACCGACCCCAGCCTGCTGGCGTGCCAGCTGCGGCGGCTCGACCCGCACGTCTCCCTCTCGGAGCCGGGCCGCGCGCCCGACGCCTACGGCTTCGGCTACTACAGCTCGGGGGGCGTGCTCATCGGCAAGCGGCCGAGCGGCGCGCCGAGCCTGCTCCGCCTGTCCGGCCTGACCGGCGCCATCCACAGCGAGGCGCTGGTGGCCCACGCGCGCTACGCCACGGTGGGCGGGCTGAAGGACGAGAACACCCACCCCTTCCGCTACCGGCGCTGGCTCTTCGCCCAGGACGGGACGGTCGAGGGCTTCGCCCAGGTAAGGCCGCTGCTGCTGGCCGCCGTGCCCGACCACCTGCGCCGGCACGTCGAGGGCGAGACCGACGCCGAGCACGTGTTCGTGGCCTTCCTCGACCTGCTCAAGAAGGCGGGGCACGAGCTCGACGACTACGACCTCGAGCCGGCGGCCGCCGCCCAGGCGCTCGCCCGCACGGTGCGCCAGGTGGACGCCTGGTGCCGCGAGGCCGGGGTGCAGCGGACGAGCGCCCTCACCCTGCTCGCCACCAACGGCCGCATCCTGGTGGCGGTGCGGCGGGGCCGGCCGCTCCACTACGCGCTCCTGGAGGGCATCGTCCCCTGCGCGCTCCACGACATCGACGCCGCCACCCCCGAGAGCGACCCCCGCCTGCGGGCCCACCGCGTGGTGAAGGCGGTCTGCATGGCGAGCCAGCTCCAGCAGCAGAACGGCTTCATCGAGGTGCCGGAGGGGAGCGCCGTCGCGGTGAGCCGGGCCCTGCAGGTCACGGTGTCGCCGCTCGGCGCGGCCGCGGGCGCCTGA
- a CDS encoding response regulator, whose product MGKRKTVLIVDDSPAILDALSAAFEDAGYDVGEARDGEEVFRKMAALDPDALLLDIYMPKINGTDVCRLVKAHPHWKKTYLVLMSSRLSDKELADYRRLGADVVLRKPFDPAEVVAAVGEAIGAPEPAA is encoded by the coding sequence ATGGGGAAGAGGAAGACCGTCCTCATCGTGGACGACTCGCCCGCCATCCTCGACGCGCTCTCCGCCGCGTTCGAGGACGCCGGCTACGACGTGGGCGAGGCCCGCGACGGCGAGGAGGTCTTCCGCAAGATGGCGGCGCTCGACCCGGACGCGCTGCTCCTCGACATCTACATGCCCAAGATCAACGGCACCGACGTGTGCCGGCTGGTCAAGGCGCACCCCCACTGGAAGAAGACCTACCTCGTGCTCATGAGCTCGCGCCTGTCCGACAAGGAGCTCGCCGACTACCGGCGGCTCGGCGCGGACGTGGTCCTGCGCAAGCCCTTCGACCCCGCCGAGGTGGTCGCGGCGGTCGGCGAGGCCATCGGCGCTCCGGAGCCGGCAGCCTGA
- the mrtX gene encoding myxosortase MrtX, which produces MSIDFAAADPSAARRELLATWAKVVAMLAVGWQLFRLDPTGLLRGNAAGLAAFLFIWYPDHKLHHRGERWPDHGFPWWGLGDRRTWRAWARGVALAFALAVLVFPVFFAGFWTYGWLLPKLPEALTRIVGPYYLPAAFHLRLPERPLLLVLNQFLVVALPEELFYRGWMQSTFAASHPQRGRVVFGARLGYGFVLTQLLFALGHLVVPQPWRLATFFPGLVFGWLRARTGNLAAPIAFHAFSNIFIAVLEAMFYGA; this is translated from the coding sequence GTGAGCATCGACTTCGCAGCCGCCGATCCCAGCGCCGCCCGGCGCGAGCTGCTCGCGACCTGGGCCAAGGTCGTCGCCATGCTGGCGGTGGGCTGGCAGCTCTTCCGGCTCGATCCGACCGGGCTGCTGCGCGGCAACGCCGCCGGGCTCGCCGCCTTCCTCTTCATCTGGTACCCGGACCACAAGCTCCACCACCGCGGCGAGCGCTGGCCGGACCACGGCTTCCCGTGGTGGGGGCTCGGCGACCGGCGCACCTGGCGCGCCTGGGCCCGCGGCGTGGCGCTCGCCTTCGCCCTGGCCGTGCTGGTGTTCCCGGTCTTCTTCGCCGGGTTCTGGACCTACGGCTGGCTGCTCCCGAAGCTCCCCGAGGCGCTCACCCGGATCGTCGGCCCCTACTACCTGCCGGCCGCGTTCCACCTGCGGCTGCCGGAGCGGCCGCTGCTCCTCGTCCTGAACCAGTTCCTGGTGGTGGCCCTCCCCGAGGAGCTCTTCTACCGGGGGTGGATGCAGTCCACCTTCGCGGCCAGCCACCCCCAGCGCGGGCGGGTGGTCTTCGGCGCGCGGCTCGGCTACGGCTTCGTCCTGACGCAGCTCCTCTTCGCGCTCGGGCACCTGGTCGTGCCGCAGCCGTGGCGGCTCGCCACCTTCTTCCCGGGGCTGGTGTTCGGCTGGCTCCGCGCCCGGACGGGCAACCTCGCCGCGCCCATCGCGTTCCACGCGTTCTCGAACATCTTCATCGCCGTGCTCGAGGCGATGTTCTACGGAGCCTGA
- a CDS encoding deoxyguanosinetriphosphate triphosphohydrolase gives MPGTIREMLEELEERTLHPRAARSAASRGREAPEPEDEMRPVFQRDRDRLLHCKSFRRLKGKTQVFLAPKGDHYRTRLTHTLEVSQVARSIARALRLNEMLVEAMVMGHDLGHTPFGHAGERVLNELVPGGFHHSSQSLRVVEVLERDGRGLNLTAEVRDGILRHSKGRGQVLMKGTGAKALTLEAEIVRLADVIAYVNHDLDDAVRAGLLSEEEVPADIRRVVGDRTSSRLAALIGDVVRASDLDGGGHIEMSPEVHGALLALRDFLYRRVYENPVVHDEFVKAQRILRDVFTWCREDPERCAIRFGVAPRDGEPPERAITDFVSGMTDRFALETWDGLFRPRPWAIV, from the coding sequence ATGCCGGGGACCATCCGCGAGATGCTGGAGGAGCTGGAGGAGCGGACGCTCCACCCGCGGGCCGCGCGCTCGGCCGCGAGCCGCGGCCGCGAGGCGCCCGAGCCGGAGGACGAGATGCGGCCGGTGTTCCAGCGCGACCGCGACCGGCTCCTGCACTGCAAGAGCTTCCGGCGGCTCAAGGGCAAGACGCAGGTGTTCCTCGCCCCGAAGGGCGACCACTACCGCACCCGGCTCACCCACACCCTCGAGGTCTCGCAGGTCGCCCGCTCCATCGCGCGGGCGCTGCGGCTCAACGAGATGCTGGTCGAGGCGATGGTGATGGGGCACGACCTCGGCCACACGCCCTTCGGCCACGCCGGCGAGCGGGTGCTGAACGAGCTCGTGCCCGGGGGCTTCCACCACTCCTCGCAGAGCCTGCGGGTGGTCGAGGTGCTCGAGCGCGACGGGCGCGGCCTCAACCTCACCGCCGAGGTGCGGGACGGCATCCTGCGCCACTCGAAGGGGCGCGGGCAGGTCCTCATGAAGGGCACCGGCGCGAAGGCGCTCACGCTCGAGGCCGAGATCGTGCGGCTCGCCGACGTCATCGCCTACGTGAACCACGACCTCGACGACGCGGTGCGCGCCGGGCTGCTCTCGGAGGAGGAGGTCCCCGCCGACATCCGCCGGGTGGTGGGGGATCGGACCAGCTCGCGGCTCGCCGCCCTCATCGGCGACGTGGTGCGCGCCTCGGATCTCGACGGCGGCGGGCACATCGAGATGAGCCCGGAGGTCCACGGGGCGCTGCTCGCCCTGCGCGACTTCCTCTACCGGCGCGTCTACGAGAACCCGGTGGTCCACGACGAGTTCGTGAAGGCGCAGCGGATCCTGCGCGACGTCTTCACCTGGTGCCGCGAGGACCCCGAGCGCTGCGCCATCCGGTTCGGCGTGGCGCCGCGCGACGGCGAGCCGCCGGAGCGGGCCATCACCGACTTCGTCTCGGGGATGACCGACCGCTTCGCGCTCGAGACCTGGGACGGGCTCTTCCGGCCGCGCCCCTGGGCCATCGTCTAG
- a CDS encoding agmatinase family protein, whose protein sequence is MATAFDPSAAALPGSGVYGLPHSEEEAGVVLVPVPFEATTSYGGGAARGPEAIREASRQVDLFDVETGRPYEAGIHMLPSPAELAQLDRAARVQAELVIAEGGVSPDRPDLLAAAARVNAASERVNGWVEGQVSRLLARGKRAGVVGGDHAVSYGAIAAVAEAHPGVGVLHLDAHADLRVAYEGFTFSHASIMHNVAERLPGVARIVQVGIRDQSDAEAAYVEASGGRVVTFHDQLLANARFEGETWGAQVARIVAALPRDVHLSFDIDGLDPVLCPHTGTPVPGGLSFQMACALLRGVVESGRRIVGFDLVEVAPGPEGDEWDANVGARLLYKMIGWTLRSGG, encoded by the coding sequence ATGGCCACCGCCTTCGATCCCTCCGCCGCCGCCCTCCCCGGCTCCGGCGTCTACGGCCTGCCCCACTCCGAGGAGGAGGCCGGGGTGGTGCTGGTGCCGGTGCCGTTCGAGGCCACCACCTCCTACGGCGGCGGCGCGGCCCGCGGCCCGGAGGCCATCCGGGAGGCGAGCCGGCAGGTGGACCTGTTCGACGTGGAGACCGGCCGCCCCTACGAGGCCGGCATCCACATGCTCCCCTCGCCGGCGGAGCTCGCCCAGCTCGACCGCGCCGCCCGCGTCCAGGCGGAGCTGGTCATCGCCGAGGGCGGGGTCTCCCCCGACCGGCCGGACCTGCTCGCCGCGGCGGCGCGGGTGAACGCCGCCTCGGAGCGGGTCAACGGCTGGGTCGAGGGGCAGGTGTCGCGCCTCCTCGCCCGGGGGAAGCGGGCCGGCGTCGTCGGCGGCGACCACGCGGTGAGCTACGGCGCCATCGCCGCGGTGGCCGAGGCGCACCCCGGCGTCGGCGTGCTCCACCTCGACGCCCACGCCGACCTCCGGGTGGCCTACGAGGGCTTCACCTTCAGCCACGCCTCGATCATGCACAACGTCGCCGAGCGGCTCCCCGGCGTCGCGCGCATCGTGCAGGTCGGCATCCGCGACCAGTCCGACGCCGAGGCCGCCTACGTCGAGGCCTCCGGCGGCCGGGTGGTCACCTTCCACGACCAGCTGCTCGCCAACGCCCGCTTCGAGGGCGAGACCTGGGGCGCGCAGGTGGCCCGCATCGTCGCCGCCCTGCCCCGCGACGTGCACCTCTCGTTCGACATCGACGGGCTCGACCCGGTGCTCTGCCCCCACACCGGCACCCCGGTGCCGGGCGGCCTCTCGTTCCAGATGGCCTGCGCGCTCCTGCGCGGGGTGGTCGAGAGCGGCCGGCGCATCGTGGGGTTCGACCTGGTGGAGGTCGCGCCCGGGCCCGAGGGCGACGAGTGGGACGCCAACGTGGGCGCCCGGCTGCTCTACAAGATGATCGGCTGGACCCTGCGGAGCGGCGGCTAG
- a CDS encoding CvpA family protein, which translates to MNLDLTCVALLVLAALSGAFSGALRQLLQVGAGVAAFLAARALGPSLALALSRHLPAAAAGALARLGLFVTVLVLVTLLGRLLLSSLFGEAVRGPSDRALGALLSAAKGGLVLWAALSALALYDRPVRLGSVTLDPAGSDFAEAAREHNLLAESRLPQVMRRLGGEAP; encoded by the coding sequence GTGAACCTCGACCTCACCTGCGTCGCCCTGCTGGTCCTCGCCGCCCTCTCCGGCGCCTTCTCCGGGGCGCTCCGGCAGCTCTTGCAGGTCGGGGCGGGCGTGGCCGCCTTCCTCGCCGCCCGGGCCCTCGGCCCGAGCCTCGCGCTCGCCCTCTCGCGCCACCTGCCCGCGGCGGCCGCCGGCGCGCTGGCCCGGCTCGGCCTGTTCGTCACCGTGCTGGTGCTCGTCACCCTGCTCGGGCGGCTCCTCCTCTCCAGCCTCTTCGGCGAGGCGGTGCGCGGGCCCTCCGACCGGGCGCTCGGCGCGCTCCTCTCGGCCGCCAAGGGCGGGCTCGTGCTCTGGGCGGCGCTGTCGGCGCTGGCGCTCTATGACAGGCCCGTGCGGCTCGGGAGCGTGACGCTCGACCCGGCGGGCAGCGACTTCGCCGAGGCGGCGCGCGAGCACAACCTGCTCGCCGAGAGCCGGCTGCCGCAGGTGATGCGGCGGCTCGGCGGGGAGGCCCCGTGA
- a CDS encoding response regulator codes for MSPADRKLVLVVDDEPDLAALAAEILELEVFATVTARDGRQALSVLARTRPDVIVTDLMMPELDGFGFMAEYAARPGPRAPVLAVSAFDGFLARARAAGAADVLSKPYDADALVARVTRLCAAAGRGAGASGAPAAPTAAAPPDESARLREIFSLRLDEPAPTDALQRFSERVARLFDVPVCLVSIVTADRQYWHAFCGLTGPLAEARGTPREDSFCTHAVAARAALVVHDASAHPFFSANRLVRDVHLRFYAGVPLFNRIGEALGTLCILDFEPRAFGYFDLELLGVLAKRVVAELDWRERRRHPLSPPASFRYLDYLDEELDLLGREAFAQALEVESVRATERRAPLGLLAVALSPAFLRAGAERLKQLFPRAHLGRLGLQRLGVLAPGLTAAEAAALAASGPGPGARVEGVDVAWRVSGPELFLRDLEQRLGSAGLAPPLEALERG; via the coding sequence ATGAGCCCTGCCGACCGGAAGCTGGTGCTGGTGGTGGACGACGAGCCGGATCTCGCGGCCCTGGCGGCCGAGATCCTGGAGCTCGAGGTGTTCGCCACGGTGACGGCCCGGGACGGCCGGCAGGCGCTCTCGGTGCTCGCGCGGACGCGCCCCGACGTCATCGTCACCGACCTCATGATGCCGGAGCTCGACGGCTTCGGCTTCATGGCCGAGTACGCCGCGCGACCCGGACCGCGGGCGCCGGTGCTGGCGGTGTCGGCCTTCGACGGCTTCCTGGCGCGCGCCAGGGCCGCCGGGGCGGCCGACGTCCTCTCGAAGCCCTACGACGCCGACGCGCTCGTCGCCCGGGTGACGCGGCTCTGCGCCGCGGCCGGGCGGGGCGCGGGGGCGAGCGGCGCGCCGGCGGCCCCGACCGCCGCGGCCCCGCCCGACGAGAGCGCCCGGCTCCGCGAGATCTTCTCCCTGCGTCTCGACGAGCCGGCGCCCACCGACGCCCTGCAGCGGTTCAGCGAGCGGGTGGCGCGGCTCTTCGACGTCCCCGTCTGCCTGGTCTCGATCGTCACCGCCGACCGGCAGTACTGGCACGCGTTCTGTGGCCTCACCGGCCCGCTCGCGGAGGCCCGCGGCACCCCGCGCGAGGACTCCTTCTGCACGCACGCGGTGGCCGCCCGCGCCGCGCTGGTGGTCCACGACGCCTCGGCGCATCCGTTCTTCTCGGCCAACCGGCTGGTCCGCGACGTCCACCTGCGCTTCTACGCCGGCGTGCCCCTCTTCAACCGGATCGGCGAGGCGCTCGGGACCCTCTGCATCCTCGACTTCGAGCCGCGCGCGTTCGGCTACTTCGACCTCGAGCTGCTCGGGGTGCTCGCGAAGCGCGTGGTCGCCGAGCTCGACTGGCGCGAGCGCCGCCGGCACCCCCTCTCGCCGCCCGCCAGCTTCCGCTACCTCGACTACCTCGACGAGGAGCTCGACCTGCTCGGCCGCGAGGCCTTCGCCCAGGCGCTCGAGGTGGAGTCGGTGCGCGCCACCGAGCGGCGGGCGCCGCTGGGGCTCCTGGCCGTGGCCCTCTCGCCGGCGTTCCTGCGGGCCGGCGCGGAGCGGCTGAAGCAGCTCTTCCCGCGCGCGCACCTGGGACGGCTCGGGTTGCAGCGGCTCGGCGTGCTCGCGCCGGGCCTCACCGCGGCCGAGGCCGCCGCGCTCGCCGCGTCCGGCCCCGGGCCGGGCGCGCGGGTGGAGGGCGTGGACGTCGCCTGGCGCGTGAGCGGCCCGGAGCTCTTCCTGCGTGACCTGGAGCAGCGCCTCGGGAGCGCCGGCCTCGCGCCGCCGCTCGAGGCCCTCGAGCGCGGCTAG